In the genome of Nonomuraea sp. NBC_00507, the window ACCGTCGAGGCGACCGAGCCGATCAGCGGCCTGGCCGGTCTGCCCGGCATCCACGATCTCGTCGCCGACGGCACGCGTGCCCAGTTCAACGTGGACTCCGAGCGACTGCCCGGCGTGCTGCGGCACCTGGCCGGCTTCGACGTCCAGGCGTTGACCAGCCACCCGCCGACGCTGGAGGAGCTGTTCATGCGCCACTACGGCGACACGACCACGGTGGGAGCGGCCCGATGAGCGCCTACGCGGGCACCGGGCGGCTGATCCGCCTGGTTCTGCGGCGCGACCGGGTCCAGGTGCCGATCTGGATCGCCGGCTCGGTGCTGCTGCTGGCGGCCGGTGCCGCCGCGGTGGCGGACGAGTTCCCCGACGAGGCCGGACGGGTCACCGCGCTGAAGGGCGCCGGCACCAGCCCGGCCGTCCTGCTCATGCGGGGCACCCCGGTCGGCACCGACCTGGGCGCGCTGGTGAACTTCCGCAACTTCGCGTTCATGCTGGTGCTGGCCGGGCTCATGAGCACCTTCGCGATGGTCCGGCACACCCGGCAGAACGAGGAGAACGGCAGGGGCGAGATGCTCGGCTCGGGGAGCGTGGGCAGGTACGCCGGTCTTACCGCGGCTCTGGTCGTGGTCGGGGGAGCCGACCTGCTGCTCGGGGCCGCGTTGACCGGCACCCTGCTGGGGGCCGGCCTGCCCGCCGACGGCGCGGTGGCGTTCGGCGCGGCGACGGCGGCCACCGGCCTGGCCTTCGCCGGGCTGGCCGCGGTCGCCGCGCAGCTGTTCCAGAGTGCACGCGGGGCCAACGCGTTCGCCGCGACGGCCGTCGGTGGGGCCTACCTGGTGCGCGGCGTCGGCGACGCGCTCGGTGAGCGCGCGCCGGACGGCATCCAGGTGATCAGCGCGTGGCCGTCGTGGCTGTCGCCCATCGGCTGGGGCACGCTGGTACGCCCGTTCGGCGATGAGGTGTGGTGGGTGCTCGCTCTGCCGCTCGTGCTGCTGGTCGCGTGCGTGGCCGCGGCGTTCGCGCTGGTCGACCACCGGGACTTCGGCGCCGGACTGATCGCGGACCGGCCGGGACCGGGGGTGGCGTCCCGCTCGTTGCTGAGCCCGTTCGGACTGGCGTGGCGGCTGAACCGCGGCGCGACGCTCGGCTGGGTGATCGGCAGCGCGGTGTTCGGCCTGGGGATCGGCACCCTGGGCAAGACCGTCAACGACGCGATGACCGCCAACGCGGGCGCCGTCAAGATCCTCGACCAGCTCGCCGGCGCGGGCGTGGCCAACCTGGTGGACACCTTCTACGCCGCGATGATGAACGTCTACGGCGTCCTGGCGGCGGGCTTCGTGGTCCAGGTGATGCTGCGGTTGCGTTCGGAAGAGGCCGGCGGACCGGCCGAAGCGGTGCTGGCCACCGCGGTGGGCCGGGTCCGCTGGGTGATCGCACACCTGGCCTGCGCGCTGATCGGCGCGACCGCGCTGCTGGTCATGGCGGGCGCGGGCATGGGGGTGGCCGACGCCGCCGTCGGCGGTGTCACCGGCGTGGGCCCGCTGATCGGCGCCGGGCTGGCGCAGCTGCCCGCCGCGCTGACCCTGGCCGGCTTCGTCGTGCTCGCCTTCGGCCTGCTGCCCCGGCTCACCGTCACGCTCGCCTGGGCAGCGCTCGTCCTGAGCATCGCCTGCGGACTGCTGGGAGAGGTGTTCGGACTCCCCGAGGCGGTGCGGGACCTGTCGCCGTTCAGCCACGTGCCGCCGATCCCGGCCGCGGAGGTGACCGTCGGGCCGCTCGCGGCACTAGTGGTCACGGCCGCCGGGCTGGCCGCGATCGGGCTGACGTTGTTCCGGCGCAGGAGCCTGGCACTCTAGGCGCCACGAGGGCAGGCGACCGCAAACGTACGTTGGCCTACACTCGTTGTCATGGCGTTCACGGAACGATCGGCGGCCACCCGGACCTCCATCCTGGAGGCCGCCAGAAAACTGCTCATCGAGCGAGGCTATGAGGCGATGACGATCCGCGCCGTCGCCGCCCAGGTCGGCGTCGACCCGTCGATGGTCATGCGTTACTACGGCAGCAAGGCCGGCCTGTTCCGCGCCGCCGTGGACGTGGACCTGCGGCTCGCGCAGGTGCCGGAGCCGCCGGCGGACCGGCTCGGTGAGCTGCTCGTCCGCCACTTCCTGGCCCGCTGGGAGGGCGGCCTGTCCGACGACGTGCTGATCCTCCTGCTGCGCTCGGCCTCGACCAACCCCATGGCCGCCGAGCGCATGAGGGAGGTCTTCCAGACGCAGATCGTCGCGTTCGTGGCCCGGGTGACGGGCGCGGACGACGCCGCGCGCCGGGCCGGGCTGGTCAGCACACAACTGCTCGGACTGGCCCTCACCCGCTATGTGCTCCAGCTGCCGCCGATGGCCGAGGCCGACCCAGAGAGCCTGGTGCGCGATCTCGGTCCGGCCGTGCAGCGTTACCTCACGGACTGACGCCGCACCACCAGTCCGGGGGCTCCAGCCATATTGGTGGCCCGTGAAACTTTCACCGGCAAGCCGCAGGTCGAGCCCTTGAGCCGACGCGTTCCGGTTGACGGCTGTCGCTGCGCGTGCGATCAAAGCCCGAACAGGGACAGCTGTGCCCCGTCATCAGGCTGTCCGCTCCACTCATTCCGGAACGGGTGCTCGTCCGATCGATGGGAAAGCGCTTGCCTCACCAAGCGCAGAAAGGCAGAGAGCGGCCTTGACAATCCAATCCCAGTCCCGGCACGGCTGGCGCCGCCTGCTCGCGACGGTGGCCGCCATGGTGATGGCCATGGCCGGCGCCGCCGCCGTGACGCCACCGGCGGCGCAGGCGGCCACCGTCGACACCAGCGCCTGGTACGTGCTGGTCAACCGGCACAGCGGCAAAGCGCTCGACGTGTACAACCTGGCCACCAGCGACGGCTCGCCGATCGTGCAGTGGCCCCGCAACGACGGCAACTGGCAGCAGTGGCAGTTCGTCAGCTCGGGGAGCGGCTACTACCGGCTGAAGTCCCGGCACAGCGGCAAGGTGCTGGACGTCTTCGAGCACTCCACAGCGGGCGGTGCCCAGGTCGTGCAGTGGGCCGACCTCAACGGCTACAACCAGCAGTTCCGGCTGGCCGACTCCGACGGCGGCCACGTACGGCTGATCAACCGCAACAGCAACAAGGCGCTGGAAGTGTGGGAGTGGTCGACCGCCGACGGCGCCCGCATCTCCCAATGGGACGACCTCAACGGCGCCAACCAGCAGTGGCAGCTCATCAAGATGGGCAGCAGCAGCGGCGGCTCTGGTGGCGACGGCAGTGGCCCGTGGCCGTCGGACG includes:
- a CDS encoding ABC transporter permease; the encoded protein is MSAYAGTGRLIRLVLRRDRVQVPIWIAGSVLLLAAGAAAVADEFPDEAGRVTALKGAGTSPAVLLMRGTPVGTDLGALVNFRNFAFMLVLAGLMSTFAMVRHTRQNEENGRGEMLGSGSVGRYAGLTAALVVVGGADLLLGAALTGTLLGAGLPADGAVAFGAATAATGLAFAGLAAVAAQLFQSARGANAFAATAVGGAYLVRGVGDALGERAPDGIQVISAWPSWLSPIGWGTLVRPFGDEVWWVLALPLVLLVACVAAAFALVDHRDFGAGLIADRPGPGVASRSLLSPFGLAWRLNRGATLGWVIGSAVFGLGIGTLGKTVNDAMTANAGAVKILDQLAGAGVANLVDTFYAAMMNVYGVLAAGFVVQVMLRLRSEEAGGPAEAVLATAVGRVRWVIAHLACALIGATALLVMAGAGMGVADAAVGGVTGVGPLIGAGLAQLPAALTLAGFVVLAFGLLPRLTVTLAWAALVLSIACGLLGEVFGLPEAVRDLSPFSHVPPIPAAEVTVGPLAALVVTAAGLAAIGLTLFRRRSLAL
- a CDS encoding TetR/AcrR family transcriptional regulator, with the protein product MAFTERSAATRTSILEAARKLLIERGYEAMTIRAVAAQVGVDPSMVMRYYGSKAGLFRAAVDVDLRLAQVPEPPADRLGELLVRHFLARWEGGLSDDVLILLLRSASTNPMAAERMREVFQTQIVAFVARVTGADDAARRAGLVSTQLLGLALTRYVLQLPPMAEADPESLVRDLGPAVQRYLTD